Within the Mugil cephalus isolate CIBA_MC_2020 chromosome 1, CIBA_Mcephalus_1.1, whole genome shotgun sequence genome, the region gtccaaaaaaaaaaaaaaaaaaataggaaaaagttGGGTTTTTTAGCAAAAGCTTTATCATTGAGCAAAATTGATGAAACTGAGAAATGCGCCATGAACACACCTAATCTTACTGTACTACGAAACCATGAAAATACAGGAATTAATGGCTGGAAGAATTGAGTTCAACCGTTCAGTCAATCATCGTGTCAGATCCAGTCATTTTCAGTACCACCCACAGGAGCCCGTGTGTTTAGTGTTATAGTCGTGAGTGGGTTTCCTCCCCTCTGGTGACAGTGCCGTCACATGTAGAACTATGTGGGATATATTTGAGAACAAGCAAATACACCTACTAAGACCTAGACAGAACATTTGCACACTGGAACCTGTCATTTATCAAGTAACATTGCCAAATATTCTGGTAAAAGTTTCAGCATTTggatgttaataaaaaataaatttataatgTAGATGATGTCGTTCTTTGCCGTATTTTAAATATAGTCCTGTCCAGCGCACCAAGGCAAGGCAAGAGAAGAATTGAATGAGGTCCAGAAAATCTATACTTTCACTGCCACTTTCCAGTGACGCTCCGAGCACTCATTGACCTGGAAAAACTGCAGCACGGAATGACAAATGAGCCACAGAGCAAATCCTCTTTTCAGCCATTGAGCTGTGTCATACAGAGGGGCCACTTTGCACTgtccattgtttgtttttcccctgtTTCATAGAGACGCAGAAAGACAAGAGGGGTGAATGGGGGACAGCAGTGCTTACATAAACTAATTTTACAGTCAGCTCAGAAAGTCCTTGTGTCGGGATGTGCGGCGCACTACAGTCAGCAGGGAGATTTTTCTCCATGCCAGGATAACTTGTACAAGTGAAAAGGAGTTTGAGTTTGACCACAAGCGGCTGAAAAGGTCAGCCGGTGGTTAGTTTTCTGCATCGTCATCAGCCTGGAGTACATGGGTGGAGCAGATGTGAAGGCCACTAATAGAACCAAGATGCGACAAGGCTgccacattttattatttgttatctAATCTGCTGATTACAAGACACCAGGCCTTAAATATAAAATAGCCCTGTCCTGCTCTTCAGCAGAAGGAGGCGTATGAACGTGAAGATGTTTTCCCATGTGGGAAGATGGGTACGCAAAGTGACACATGGCAACAATGGCTGAAAAGATGATTTCATGTGTGACCTCACCAGAATGCAGCAGCCTTGCAGGGCCGATGACCAGCTGCCATTTGGTCATtcgcaaacaaaacacagccaaCGACTGCAGGTCTGCCGTCAATGGAACGGAGATGGATGAAGCAGGACACCTGATATGGAGCAGGTTAGCACTTCATCAGACAGGCAGCTGACAATTATTCACACATATTTtaagaagaaaaccaaaaacactgcaTCATGATGACCAGAAACATGATATAGAGTATGTATAAGCATGCAGCAGCAAATACTCCtggaacaaaaactaaaagaaaccaaaaagcaAAGGAAGTACATTAGAAAAGAAGTAATGCTTATCTGAAATGCTTAgagaaaattatgttttttgcATCTTGGTGGATTCCTAAAATCTTTTATTGTGTATAACTTAGTTGTACACTCACTTGCTAGTGGATAAAGAACACCAGTGGAAATAAATACCTTGCAATTTAACAGCAACTATAAAACTAAATCCCTGGTCATGattgttctaatgttcagtttatgctgaAGGTTGTAGTttgtctcagttattttaaacaaatgctgaatatcataacattcatgaagctaagatttagttcaggactgttttattagaatgccttcattttcactagtgtatctaatgaactggcaagtgagtgttttGACCCTTAAAGCAGCCTCCTGGGAGGGAACTTCAGACTCCATGGACCACAAATAACGACACGAGCGTTCATATTTGTTCACTATGTCGACCTTTAAACCATCACATGCcagaaatgacacacaactactGTAAGATACACTCTAAAACATTAACCACATCAACAGATCATTAACAGCAGCAATGGAGCTGTTAAATACCACACAGACATAACGAAAGCAAGACGTGGTGAAGATTCATGGTGGCCTTAAACAAACAGCAAGACCGGAAACTCAAACAGCCATTCTGAAGCTACACTCTCCACTAGATGAGCTTGGACTTCTACTGCGAAGGTGTTTGTGGAAATAAGGCCTGTTCATAGCACAGTTATTAAAATGGAAGCCAGACAGTTTGAAAAAGCCGCCTTATTTCCCAGCGTTTCATCGGCGCgtcagcctgaaacctccagaggaagtaaaagaaaaaccttcTAACATTACAGGGAAACTAAATGCATGCAGACATAAAAGGCAATACTGATACTGGAATCAAACCACTTATGAGTATGTGCAGTATGTGAAGAACGAACTAACTGCGTGTAGCATGAAGCTGTGCACACTGGGGAGTCAGGCAGGAAACAGATGTAACATAGAGTGAAATCCATCTCGATGGAGGCGGTTGAGTCCAGTTTGTACAGGAATGTTTTAATCCATAGGGACTAGAATGGTGAGTTCTGAGCCAAACCTTCACACTCGgggttcagcagcagcaggaggacatGAAGCACTGCTCTTTCACTGTTTACTCTGTCCCTGGAACAGCTCTGTAGACTAACGAACGAACCCCACCTCTGCAAGTCTTTAGAGGGATATTTCAAGCTACAATTATAGGTGTGTAACTTTGCAATATAATAGATTTTAAACAGATAAAGTGAGGACACCAGAACAGTAGTTTAGGCTGCAAGAGTCTAATTTATTGCGTTTATTGCAATTTTCACAGGGTGACAAAGTGAAAAAAGGTTTAACAAAAGGCAAGTGGATGTGTAAAAACCACAGTGTGTCAATGCAATACAGTATTACAAACACAGAACATTACAAATGTTAACAAAAGAAAGGAACTCATCAGtttcatcattgttttttttttggattatttcaatgttgtttttttttggctgtcaataaaaaagacaaggttacagaaacaaaaacaaggatgGCAGCCTACACtgtaatgaataataatataaaaaaaaacaaaaaaaaaaagaaaatggttgtAAACGGGACATCCTCCCGTCCCCTAGCGTTGGTCGTTGGTTTGATCCCCCTCCCCCGAGGTGCGGTGTGGATTGGAGTGAGACTGCAGGatcaggaggaggtgggggttcCTGCGTCGCTGCTCTCACTGACCTGCCGCTGCATCACCATCTCCCTGGCAACGCAGGTGATCTGACCGTTCGTCACCGCACCTGTGACCCCCGCCCTGCAGGACACACAGAGACGATTATTGAGACTAGTTCGAGTGATAAAAAGCGAGACAGGATCAAATGAAGACAGACAGGCAGCAATTTGTctcacaacagaaaaacagattttaagcCACGGTGCCACTCGtacaaaaagacagagacagagtggaAATTTTATAATGATAAAATGTGCTGGGTGTGCTCAGTACATACTTCTGCTGTGCCTCCTCAGTCAATGGGGTCATCCCCGGCTGCTTCCCAAAGAAGAAACTGGACCACCAATGGCCAGAGTCCTGCTTGGGGAGTCCTATGGAGACAAACCATGAAGGAATTATGAAGCagtatatttaattaaagattCTTTTTCTAATTTGAATCACATGCTTTAGGAATTCAACAGCCACCTTCCGGGAGACTTAATTAGAGCAGCATGAGTGACagtatgtgtgttttcactctGAGGGAGAAACCAGTCTGCCCTCCCCTGTCATGACTCAGACATGTTTGGCTCCTTTTCAAATCGACGGTGACACCGATTTGTGTCGGGACAGCTGCATTCGTAACGGCAGCTAAGATTTATAGTACATACATACTACTGCTTTTCAAGCACtatactgtgtaaaaaaaaaattaatatgacttttcagtttatattttaatgtttgtacttttactcccacaaagattttttttttttttaccttgccTATAAAACTATTAGAGGTTGTAGACTGAACTGTCTGTACACACCCATTACCCCTTTCACctactttcacacacacacacacacgctctgtgaggaagtgtgtgtgttgtgtgcgcAGCTGCATGATACTTTTAGCACCCTCCTAACCTAAATATAATCTGTCCATGTGGCTACCACGAGCATACCCACACAAACCTGAGTCATCACTGAGCCACCAGATGGTTTTCCACATAAACCAGGATTAGAGTTAAAGTAAGCAGACACTAACTAGGTGCTTAGTTCAGGGGCTGAACATGTGCATTAAGTTCTGATTTAATATGAACACATGAACCCTCAACACACTAAGAGCAGCAAGTTAAAGAAATCCCTTGTCCCTTAAGAGGACAGTGAAAAAGATTTTCCTGTTGTATAAGAAGGAGGCAGGTCAGACTAGAAACAACCAGACTTTCTCTGGGGTGACTCAACCACTGCAACCCTGAAGTCTGTGGCAACAGCTGACTCACAACAGCAATCCTGTGATTACTCAAAACAAGGGTGCGCATGCAATATTACCAAATCCATGACAAGTCTACAATGTGAATTACAAAATCTGTAACTTATAAAACTGTTGTCTAATACCAGGAAGGAAGAACAGAgtgagttggaaaaaaaactgtcagaggACAAATATCtagaaacacacagaacagaactggaacagaaacacactgatcCACAACAGTCATGGAAATGTCTCTCTTTTCTTGGAAGTGTGAGTGTTCTGAGTCAGAGTAGCGTCGTCTCAgcggtggactacaggcttgtgatggCGCTGCATCAGATATTTTTTGGGGTGGCTGGGGCAATATGTACTTTTACTGTATGTATCTATATACTGtacgtttctttttttggctgatAACAGTGCCACGCCTAGGCCTGGAATATGTGATACAGCCTTTCTACTAATAGATGCAGCTTTACAATGGATCGATCTCTACGGAGAAATCCCTGAAATGATGCCAAGCAAAACCGGAGAGAAGTAGATCGTTTTGGTATGTGTGAACGTGGCCTAAATTTAGGCAgcagatttatttcagtcaatCAGGAGCACGGGTAGTTAACAATATGAGTTGGTACTATTAAAGCTACTCTGAAGACATTTGACCCTTTTATAATCAGAGTTGTGTCTTGTGTTGTGAAAACAGTGACTAAATTGGGTTCTTACTCTGCGTTTAATATACATGACATAACTTCAATTACACAGATGTAAGCACTAACCTGGATGGTGAGGGATGACCTCCCCGCTGTACTCCGAACTGCCACAAGAGCTACTGCTGGACGTAGAGCCAATGCGCCCTGAAGGAGAAGATCAGGAGAAAATGATCTAATCTTGTGGGAGTGAACTGCAGATTCAACTGCAGTGTAATCGCGAGCAACACGACTGGATTGCGCACCGGTGTGACAATTcatgacagacagagagactcaCTTCGGTAGTAGTCAGTGGTCGCCACAAGAGAACCGCCTGCTGGAATAGCTGCCATTCTTCTGTTGTTGGTCTCTGTTCCTTGTGCTTGATGGAAGCCTGGAAAGGAAACAGAGTAGGATTAAAACCACACAGACCCGACCTATTCACCGCAGGACACAGACATGGCCCCAAACTGCAGTCAGGCTGGTTCGATTACTCTAGACAATcaccatttttgaaaaaaacaaacaaaaaaagtcatgtgTAATCATTTAGAATTAACCCAAATTTGGGgtcaaaaaacaacagttatttttattatctgtgtATAAAATGCCAAAAGCTGTCAGTGATTGTTAAAATCGTTTCACTTTAATACTATGTTTATGCAGTGTACTCACATACACAATTtattgatttaatgttttttttttttaaaccaatttgCGCATTATCTATTAATCTGTTCTTTCGGCCCTATTCTGTGCAAGGAAATCAACAACAAATATTTCTGACCTCTCCTATTATCCGCCGCAACAATACAAAGGAGAAACACACTACAGGATGTTTCgagcacaaacagacacaattcaataaacacacataaacggGCCATATTTCAGGGCGAAAATGCATCATGTGTAAAGACGTTTAGTGCATCTTGTACGGCTTTATAAGCAGAAATCTGCTGCAGCACGTACACATCCTCAGAAACATGGCGTCAGCTTGTTTCGCAGGGGTCTTGTTTACATTAAGTCACTGCAGCAAACCGACATTTTGACGTTAGTCTGCTCTTCAGACACAAGGGAAGAAATAAGGGGAACGTGTTTATATATCACTTGtttatacattatatttatacGTGGTCTAAGAAACCGATGTATCATGGGAGACTTTCTCGAGTAGTGAATATATTTCGtttctgagaaaaacaaaataggaAGAAACCAAAACTACGGTTCGCTGACTACAACTGCCAGTTCCTGAGGCAATTAGTAGTTTGACCGTTGGCGTCCTACGAAAGAAACCGAAAGCCAAAAAGATTaattcattcttcttcttctccattttgAGCTTAAAGAGCGAATTCCACATCAGAGCTGCCATCATCACAAGCTAGCATTGTTAAGCTCGCCCACATCTCTGAACCACCACCTCATTGTTACCACCATTTTATAACACCGGCACCGCACCAGCAAGCCTCACCTTTTCCTGACCTGCTTGATGTTCTGTAGCACCCAATTCAACTCAGTCGGCGAGGCTGGGGGAGTAAACGCTAGGCGACGGGGCCCATTTGAAAATAAGTTTTGGGTAAATGTAACCCTCCAAGGTCCGTGAGGATTTCGACGCTGCTTCGTTGTCAGATTAACGGGAAGCTCGCGCTTATATAGGACGAAGTGGTGACGTAGCATCAGTGAGGGGCGGGGCTGCACCCAGACCGACATCCGTCACGTTCCTCTGAATCAGGAATGATTAACTTCGTCAGGACTTTGAGGCGACACGACCAGATCTTGCCCACGTAAAATACATCCTAATTTGTACGATTCCTGTTgcgaaattatttttttcccccaaatacATTCTGTAGTTTGGGCCGGAAACaaacttgtttttaatgtcGTAAATCTCATCAATTTATATCCTAACCTGGTCCTCGGGTGTTGATTAGTCATCAAAAAAGTCATCACATTAGACCAAGTGGCCTGTCCACCAATACAAACgcccagagccgtatattagccGTATATAATGTATTCTCTATACGGCTCTGCAAACATCGTGCAATCAGCTCTCTCTTGTGGTGAAATTAGCGAACTGCAGTAGAATAATCATCATCGAGGACACGACATAAAGACCACATACgaatgtttttgaaaaataaaatgtgttgttagaCATCATTAATGCGAGGCAGGCAGTGGTGGATTAAtagaatatttatttcagtaacgaaacaaaacagaacGAAGTTGTAAAGGTGACACTTTGGGCTTTCAATGAAATTTAGTAACTCAAAACAAAAGTGAATAGACGAGTAATCCGTACATTTTCCCCCGTTATTGATGGATACTTAAATATTTGTAAAGCATTTACAAAAATCTGGTTGTCACTATGAGACTGTATGTAAAATGTatgatgacacaaaaaaaaaaaaaaaatgacgttgTCGGCAGGATTCGAACCTGCGCGGGGAGACCCCAATGGATTTCTagtccatcgccttaaccactcggccacgaCAACTTGAAACACGCATCATGTGTGCTGTGATGacatcattgtgtttttgtactAATAGTTGTAAGATTTGCGTCAAAACTACCCACAGCTGATcaccaagaaacaaaaacacttatcTATCATGAGGTAGGGTCAGGTTCAGTTGATCCACTATCATTGTGACAATTCGTCTAGCGAACTTTCCCTGGTGGTCTAGTGGTTAGGATTCGGCGCTCTCACCGCcgcggcccgggttcgattcccggtcaGGGAACAACTGTTTTGCAGTTTAAAATAATCTGACCTAAATGGATGTCATGCGACAGTTTAGTATATATTCCCCACATCAGTCCGATTCTATACCGACTGCATTTTAGCATTAAAAGGCAACATGACATGAATATAATGAGTATAGTTTTAAGagagatgggggaaaaaaaaaaatacagtatgatATATCCTTTAATACTTTATATAATGCTTTATTTATCCAACAGGAATTTCCTGAGGGATTAGTATGAAATGTGGTTG harbors:
- the ppdpfb gene encoding pancreatic progenitor cell differentiation and proliferation factor B, with the protein product MAAIPAGGSLVATTDYYRRRIGSTSSSSSCGSSEYSGEVIPHHPGLPKQDSGHWWSSFFFGKQPGMTPLTEEAQQKAGVTGAVTNGQITCVAREMVMQRQVSESSDAGTPTSS